Proteins from a single region of Pseudomonas sp. BSw22131:
- a CDS encoding RidA family protein — protein sequence MAGDIERIHTPNAAAPGGHYAQAVLHDGTLHVSGQLPVRADGSHSSDQPFDVQAALALDNLLAILAAAGCSANDLLSVTVYVAGIEHWPVFDRVYRRYLGEHRPARAVVPVPELHHGYLIEIQALARGPGQEHRS from the coding sequence ATGGCTGGTGATATCGAACGGATCCACACCCCGAACGCGGCCGCGCCGGGAGGCCATTACGCGCAAGCGGTGCTGCATGACGGCACGCTGCACGTGTCGGGGCAACTGCCGGTGCGCGCCGATGGCAGCCATAGTTCTGACCAGCCGTTCGACGTTCAGGCGGCGTTGGCGCTGGATAACCTGCTGGCGATTCTTGCGGCGGCGGGCTGCAGCGCAAATGATTTGCTGAGCGTGACGGTGTATGTCGCCGGGATCGAACACTGGCCGGTGTTTGATCGCGTTTACCGGCGCTACCTGGGCGAGCACCGGCCTGCGCGTGCGGTGGTGCCGGTGCCCGAATTGCATCACGGTTATCTGATTGAAATACAGGCGCTGGCTCGCGGCCCCGGTCAGGAGCACAGGTCATGA
- a CDS encoding efflux transporter outer membrane subunit translates to MKAAKLFLPSLLVLALAACAVGPDYKTPDTAAANIQAAGLSKYDREHTETIWWQQFDDPTLNKLVAESLQGNRELRIAFARLKAARAIRDDVSNDAMPVVTSRASSQIGRAQVPGQTENRINQERYDLGLDMAWEIDLFGRIQRELEASDADRQVAEANLYQLQVTMIAELVDAYGQLRGAQLREGIARDNLKNQQESRGVTTQLRDEGVGNELDVMRADARVAAVEATIPQLQAEQIREKNRIATLLGQRVDAMNVDLSPMKLPVISKALPIGDPTRLLHNRPDVLSAERQLAAQTARIGVQTADLFPRVSLSGFLGFTASRGSQLGSGAAQAWGLGPSITWAAFDLGSVRARIRGANADAEGALANYEQQVLLALEETENAFSDYDKRQQRLVSLVRQSESSRSAAKLASIQYREGTADFLVLLDAERERLAAEDTQAQAEIEVYRGIVAIYKALGGGWQPSA, encoded by the coding sequence ATGAAGGCTGCAAAACTTTTCCTGCCGAGCCTGTTGGTCCTGGCGCTGGCGGCCTGCGCTGTCGGCCCTGACTACAAGACGCCAGACACCGCCGCGGCCAATATCCAGGCCGCCGGGCTGAGCAAATATGACCGTGAACACACGGAAACCATCTGGTGGCAGCAGTTCGACGATCCGACGCTCAACAAGCTGGTGGCCGAATCGCTGCAAGGCAACCGCGAGCTGCGTATCGCATTCGCACGGCTCAAGGCGGCGCGGGCAATTCGTGACGACGTCAGCAACGATGCAATGCCCGTCGTCACCAGCCGCGCCAGCAGCCAGATTGGCCGCGCTCAAGTGCCGGGCCAGACCGAAAACAGGATCAATCAGGAGCGCTACGACCTGGGGCTGGACATGGCGTGGGAGATCGACCTGTTCGGCCGTATCCAGCGCGAACTGGAAGCCAGCGACGCCGACCGCCAAGTGGCCGAGGCCAACCTGTATCAACTGCAAGTCACCATGATCGCCGAGTTGGTGGATGCGTACGGCCAGTTGCGCGGTGCTCAACTGCGTGAAGGGATTGCCCGCGACAACCTTAAAAACCAGCAGGAATCACGGGGTGTGACGACCCAGTTGCGCGACGAGGGCGTGGGCAACGAGCTGGACGTTATGCGCGCCGATGCACGGGTGGCGGCTGTAGAGGCGACTATTCCGCAGCTGCAGGCCGAGCAGATCCGAGAAAAAAATCGTATCGCGACGTTGCTAGGCCAGCGCGTCGACGCCATGAATGTGGATCTGAGCCCGATGAAGCTGCCGGTGATTTCCAAGGCGCTGCCCATTGGTGACCCGACCAGACTGCTGCACAACCGGCCGGATGTGCTGAGTGCGGAGCGTCAGCTGGCGGCTCAGACAGCGCGCATCGGCGTGCAAACCGCAGACCTGTTCCCACGGGTCAGCCTCAGCGGTTTTCTGGGGTTCACCGCCAGCCGCGGATCGCAGTTGGGCTCCGGCGCGGCGCAAGCCTGGGGCCTTGGCCCAAGCATTACCTGGGCGGCGTTTGACCTGGGCAGCGTGAGGGCGAGAATTCGCGGCGCCAACGCCGATGCTGAAGGCGCGCTGGCCAACTACGAGCAGCAAGTGTTGCTGGCCCTCGAAGAAACCGAGAACGCATTCAGCGATTACGACAAGCGCCAGCAGCGTCTGGTGTCGCTGGTGCGTCAGAGCGAGTCGAGTCGTTCTGCGGCGAAGCTCGCATCGATCCAGTACCGCGAAGGCACCGCAGATTTCCTCGTGTTGCTGGACGCGGAACGTGAACGTCTGGCTGCCGAAGACACTCAAGCCCAGGCGGAAATCGAGGTCTATCGCGGCATCGTCGCGATCTATAAAGCGTTAGGCGGCGGCTGGCAGCCAAGCGCCTGA
- a CDS encoding DSD1 family PLP-dependent enzyme, which translates to MSASTSCLDTPVALVDVPRMQRNIQRMQQRMDDLGVRLRPHVKTSKCLPVIQAQRDAGAIGVTVSTLKEAQHCFDHGIKDVFYAVAIAPGKLQPALTLRRQGCELSVLTDSVAGARAIVEFGQLHKERFEVWIEIDCDGHRSGLVVEDDALIEVASVLINGGMQLRGVMTHAGSSYELDAPEALQALAEQERVLCVSAAEKIRAAGFVCPQVSIGSTPTALSALNLEGVTEVRAGVYVFFDLVMHNIGVCRPDELALCVLTTVIGHQQEKGWIIVDAGWMAMSRDRGTQRQRRDFGYGQVCTEAGEWIDGARVTGANQEHGIITLKTQTDSNLDERFPIGSRLRILPNHACATGAQFPDYHAVDADGEVHLWSRLHGW; encoded by the coding sequence ATGTCAGCGTCCACGTCCTGCCTTGATACGCCTGTCGCCCTTGTCGATGTGCCGCGCATGCAGCGCAATATCCAGCGCATGCAACAGCGCATGGACGATTTGGGTGTGCGCCTTCGCCCCCACGTCAAGACCAGCAAATGCCTGCCGGTGATTCAGGCCCAACGCGACGCCGGGGCAATCGGCGTGACGGTCTCGACCCTGAAAGAGGCCCAGCACTGCTTTGATCACGGGATCAAGGACGTCTTCTACGCCGTCGCCATCGCCCCCGGCAAATTGCAGCCGGCGCTCACACTTCGCCGTCAGGGTTGCGAACTGAGCGTATTGACCGACAGCGTCGCGGGCGCTCGGGCCATCGTCGAGTTTGGTCAGTTGCACAAGGAGCGATTCGAGGTCTGGATCGAGATTGATTGCGACGGCCACCGGTCCGGTCTGGTGGTGGAAGATGACGCGCTGATCGAGGTCGCAAGCGTGCTGATCAATGGCGGCATGCAACTGCGCGGCGTCATGACCCATGCCGGTTCCAGTTACGAACTGGACGCGCCGGAAGCGCTGCAGGCGTTGGCCGAGCAAGAGCGTGTTCTGTGCGTGAGCGCCGCTGAAAAGATCCGCGCCGCAGGATTCGTCTGTCCGCAGGTCAGCATCGGCTCCACGCCCACGGCGCTGTCGGCGCTGAACCTGGAGGGTGTGACAGAGGTTCGCGCAGGCGTTTATGTGTTCTTCGATCTGGTGATGCACAACATTGGGGTTTGCCGGCCGGATGAGCTGGCATTGTGCGTGCTGACCACCGTCATCGGGCATCAGCAGGAAAAAGGCTGGATCATCGTCGACGCCGGCTGGATGGCCATGAGTCGTGATCGCGGCACACAGCGTCAGCGCCGGGATTTCGGCTACGGACAAGTGTGTACCGAGGCCGGCGAATGGATCGACGGTGCACGGGTCACTGGCGCCAACCAGGAGCACGGCATCATTACCCTGAAGACACAGACGGATTCAAACCTGGACGAGCGTTTCCCGATCGGCAGCCGCCTGCGCATTTTGCCCAATCACGCCTGCGCCACGGGTGCGCAGTTTCCGGACTATCACGCCGTCGACGCTGACGGCGAAGTCCATCTCTGGAGTCGCCTTCATGGCTGGTGA
- a CDS encoding FAD/NAD(P)-dependent oxidoreductase, whose product MATSGLIPLRDTAPRVVIVGGGPAGVRCAQTLLSAGIKATLIDENRRDGGQIYRRQPEGFKRDYAELYGTEAQKARDLHSSFDQLRALIDYRPRTLVWNLTPRQLHCVSDGVHSVVEYDALILCTGATDRLMPVKGWQLAGTWSLGGAQIALKSQAVSIGRSVVFMGSGPLLYLVASQYVKAGANVAAVLDTSPLSKRLRALPKLLARPGLLFIGMKLLAQLYRAKVPLRFGVTPMQIEGDEKAGVSGVCFKSQAGETRTVNCDAVAMGYHLRPEVQLADLAGCRMQFDAASSQWVLAVDELGRTSVEGVYAAGDGAKIRGADAAEHAGRAAALALLDDLDLGANRVPADTLQQTLAVMERFRLGLAEAFPWPAEQAAALPDDAIVCRCEMISAGELRRAVNEKGAREVNRAKAFSRVGMGRCQGRYCSHAGAEVIAAAAGVPVETVGRQRSQAPIKPIALNIIESPS is encoded by the coding sequence ATGGCCACTTCTGGGTTAATACCACTGCGCGACACTGCGCCCCGCGTGGTGATTGTGGGCGGCGGTCCGGCAGGGGTGCGTTGCGCGCAGACACTGCTCAGCGCCGGTATCAAGGCCACGCTGATCGATGAAAACCGTCGTGATGGCGGCCAGATCTATCGTCGGCAGCCGGAAGGTTTCAAGCGCGATTACGCCGAGCTGTACGGCACCGAAGCTCAGAAGGCCCGCGACCTGCACAGCAGTTTTGATCAGTTGCGTGCGCTGATCGATTATCGGCCGCGCACGCTGGTCTGGAACCTGACGCCCCGGCAGTTGCATTGCGTCAGTGACGGGGTGCACAGCGTCGTGGAGTACGACGCCTTGATTCTGTGCACCGGCGCGACTGATCGTTTGATGCCGGTCAAAGGCTGGCAATTGGCAGGTACGTGGAGCCTGGGCGGTGCGCAAATTGCGCTCAAATCGCAGGCGGTGTCGATTGGCCGCAGCGTGGTGTTCATGGGCAGCGGCCCTTTGCTGTATCTGGTCGCCAGCCAATACGTGAAAGCCGGGGCCAACGTCGCGGCGGTGCTGGACACCTCCCCGCTGAGCAAACGGTTGCGCGCTTTGCCCAAGTTGCTGGCGCGGCCGGGTCTGCTGTTCATCGGCATGAAGCTGCTGGCGCAGTTGTACCGGGCGAAAGTCCCCCTGCGTTTTGGCGTCACTCCGATGCAGATCGAGGGTGATGAAAAGGCCGGCGTCAGCGGCGTGTGCTTCAAGAGTCAGGCCGGGGAAACCCGAACCGTGAACTGTGATGCCGTAGCGATGGGGTATCACTTGCGCCCCGAGGTCCAGCTCGCTGACCTGGCCGGGTGCCGGATGCAGTTTGATGCCGCGTCCAGCCAGTGGGTGTTGGCCGTTGACGAGCTTGGCCGGACATCGGTTGAGGGTGTGTACGCGGCTGGCGACGGCGCGAAGATTCGGGGCGCCGATGCCGCGGAACACGCAGGTCGGGCAGCCGCGCTGGCGCTGCTGGATGATCTTGATCTGGGCGCGAACCGCGTACCCGCAGACACGTTGCAGCAGACACTTGCAGTGATGGAGCGCTTTCGTCTGGGGTTGGCCGAGGCCTTTCCCTGGCCTGCGGAGCAGGCGGCGGCATTGCCCGATGACGCCATCGTGTGCCGCTGTGAAATGATCAGCGCTGGCGAGCTGCGCCGTGCGGTCAACGAAAAAGGCGCACGCGAGGTCAACCGTGCCAAGGCATTCAGTCGGGTCGGCATGGGGCGTTGTCAGGGACGTTATTGCTCCCACGCTGGCGCCGAAGTGATCGCTGCAGCCGCTGGCGTCCCGGTGGAAACGGTCGGTCGGCAACGCAGTCAGGCGCCCATCAAACCGATAGCGCTGAACATTATCGAGAGCCCGTCATGA
- the mexE gene encoding multidrug efflux RND transporter periplasmic adaptor subunit MexE, whose translation MLQSLTPLRYPLAALALVVISACGKTPEATVAPAAAKVSVAKVIEQPINEWDEVTARLEAPETVQVRPRVSGQIDSVAFVDGELVKKGDLLFQIDPRPFQAEVDRLQAQLQQSRATAANSANEAQRGERLRTNNAISAELADSRNTNAQEAKAGVAAIQAQLDLARLNLGFTRVTAPITGRVGRAEITAGNIVTADSSALTTLVSTDKVYAYFDADERVFLKYNQLARDGKRGAATPVYMGLSNESDNPHLGKMNFVDNQVNPRTGTIRGRAVFDNSKGEYTPGLYARLKLVGSGSYSAMLIKDEAVGTDLGKKFVLVVDKDNKAIYRTVELGPKLEGLRIVRTGLTKDDRIVVNGLQRVRPGSPIDPQDTPMASEQTLAALQQQRQAFEASNQPKASSKADAKVAVATPRG comes from the coding sequence ATGCTTCAGTCACTTACCCCTTTGCGCTATCCCCTCGCCGCTCTGGCCCTGGTCGTGATAAGCGCGTGTGGCAAGACGCCCGAGGCGACAGTGGCCCCAGCGGCTGCAAAAGTCAGCGTTGCCAAGGTCATCGAACAACCGATCAATGAGTGGGACGAAGTCACCGCTCGCCTTGAGGCGCCAGAAACCGTTCAAGTGCGGCCACGTGTCTCGGGGCAGATCGACTCAGTCGCATTCGTCGATGGCGAACTGGTGAAAAAAGGCGATCTGTTGTTCCAGATCGACCCACGTCCTTTCCAGGCTGAAGTCGACCGACTGCAAGCCCAGTTGCAACAATCCAGAGCCACTGCAGCCAACAGTGCCAACGAAGCCCAGCGCGGCGAGCGGTTGCGCACCAACAACGCGATTTCCGCCGAGCTGGCCGACTCCCGAAACACCAACGCTCAAGAAGCCAAAGCCGGTGTCGCTGCCATCCAGGCGCAGCTTGACCTCGCCAGGCTCAACCTCGGCTTTACCCGTGTGACCGCGCCCATCACCGGCCGCGTAGGTCGGGCGGAAATCACCGCAGGCAACATCGTCACCGCCGACAGCAGCGCACTCACCACTCTGGTATCCACCGACAAGGTATACGCCTACTTCGATGCGGATGAGCGCGTGTTCCTCAAGTACAACCAACTGGCTCGCGACGGCAAACGCGGCGCCGCGACCCCGGTGTACATGGGCCTGTCCAACGAAAGCGACAACCCGCACCTGGGCAAGATGAACTTCGTCGACAACCAGGTAAATCCCAGGACCGGCACCATTCGCGGTCGCGCAGTGTTCGACAACAGCAAGGGCGAGTACACCCCTGGGCTGTATGCACGCCTGAAGCTGGTGGGTAGCGGCTCCTATTCGGCGATGCTGATCAAAGACGAAGCCGTCGGCACTGACCTGGGCAAAAAATTCGTGCTGGTGGTCGACAAGGACAACAAGGCGATTTACCGCACCGTTGAACTGGGGCCGAAACTCGAAGGCCTGCGGATCGTGCGCACCGGCCTGACCAAAGATGACCGCATCGTCGTCAACGGCTTGCAGCGCGTACGTCCTGGCTCGCCGATTGACCCGCAAGACACCCCGATGGCCAGCGAACAAACCCTCGCCGCGCTGCAACAACAACGCCAGGCATTCGAAGCCAGCAATCAGCCCAAGGCGTCGTCCAAAGCGGACGCCAAGGTCGCTGTTGCCACGCCACGCGGTTAA
- a CDS encoding LysR family transcriptional regulator: MIALEDLRMAATLARSESLSAAARALNVTPSALSMRLRKLETRLGILLASRDARRLSLTADGERFARESALLLEQLEALPESFKQRDDQLAGILRLAAPFGYGRQRIAPLLARFAKLHPQLSLHLDLRETPWPDRHDSDAVVHIGTLNDSQWIARPLAKNDRWLCASPAYLEQHGVPASPDQLSAHRCICIRENDEDVTLWQMSKGSVKKTLRIEPALLSNDGSVARRWAEQGLGIVLRSQWDVSEGIASGSLIRVLADWELASAPVNLLVPVRKHRTARVQVLMEFLETALRA, from the coding sequence ATGATTGCTCTCGAAGACTTGCGCATGGCGGCCACCCTGGCGCGCTCTGAATCCCTCAGCGCAGCGGCCCGGGCACTGAATGTCACGCCGTCCGCGCTGTCGATGCGCCTGCGCAAACTGGAGACCCGGCTGGGCATCCTGCTCGCCAGTCGTGATGCCCGACGCCTGAGCCTGACCGCCGACGGTGAGCGCTTCGCCCGGGAAAGCGCCTTGTTGCTTGAGCAACTGGAGGCGCTGCCTGAATCCTTCAAACAGCGCGATGACCAACTGGCTGGCATCCTTCGGCTGGCGGCGCCTTTTGGTTACGGCCGACAACGTATTGCGCCCCTGCTGGCGCGGTTTGCAAAACTGCACCCACAGCTCAGCCTGCACCTGGACCTGCGCGAAACGCCTTGGCCGGATCGCCACGACAGTGATGCGGTGGTGCACATCGGTACGCTCAATGACAGCCAGTGGATCGCCCGGCCTCTGGCGAAAAACGATCGTTGGCTGTGTGCCAGCCCTGCTTATCTGGAACAGCACGGCGTGCCGGCGTCCCCCGATCAACTGTCGGCCCATCGCTGCATTTGCATTCGCGAAAATGACGAAGACGTGACGCTCTGGCAGATGAGCAAAGGATCGGTCAAAAAAACCCTGCGCATCGAACCGGCTTTGCTGAGCAATGACGGCTCTGTCGCGCGACGCTGGGCTGAGCAAGGTTTGGGCATTGTGCTGCGCTCGCAATGGGACGTCAGCGAGGGCATTGCCAGCGGCAGCCTGATACGCGTGCTCGCGGACTGGGAACTTGCCAGCGCGCCGGTCAATTTATTGGTGCCCGTGCGCAAGCATCGCACCGCGCGCGTGCAGGTGTTGATGGAGTTTCTGGAGACAGCACTGAGGGCCTGA
- a CDS encoding (2Fe-2S)-binding protein — MSGRVVRLGEHDRPVVTLRVDGSPVTALEGDTLMVAILTQRSSLRQSEFDPGSRAGFCLMGACQDCWVWTRTGARLRACSTEVREHLDIVTVQPEAKWPLLG, encoded by the coding sequence ATGAGCGGGCGCGTTGTCAGGCTGGGCGAGCATGATCGGCCCGTCGTCACGCTGCGAGTGGATGGCTCGCCGGTCACTGCCCTTGAAGGCGACACGCTGATGGTCGCGATCCTCACTCAGCGCTCATCCCTGCGCCAGTCTGAGTTCGACCCCGGCAGCCGGGCCGGCTTTTGTCTGATGGGCGCTTGCCAGGATTGTTGGGTCTGGACGCGCACGGGTGCGCGGCTGCGAGCCTGCTCAACCGAGGTCCGCGAGCACCTGGACATCGTCACCGTACAGCCGGAGGCAAAATGGCCACTTCTGGGTTAA
- a CDS encoding efflux RND transporter permease subunit, which yields MNFSKFFITRPIFAAVLSLLILIAGAISLFSLPISEYPEVVPPTVVVRANFPGANPKVIGETVAAPLEQAITGVEKMLYMSSQATSDGKLTLTITFALGTDLDNAQVQVQNRVTRTEPKLPEEVTRIGITVDKASPDLTMVVHLTSPDKRYDMLYLSNYAVLNIKDELARLGGVGDVQLFGMGDYSLRVWLDPNKTASRNLTATDVVNAIREQNRQVAAGQLGAPPSPSATSFQMSINTQGRLVNEEEFENIVVRAGPDGEITRVKDIARVELGSNQYALRSLLNNQPAVAIPIFQRPGSNAIEISNEVRAEMELLKKSFPEGMDYSIVYDPTIFVRGSIEAVVHTLFEALILVVLVVILFLQTWRASIIPLVAVPVSLIGTFAVMHLFGFSLNALSLFGLVLAIGIVVDDAIVVVENVERNIELGHEPMEATQIAMREVTGPIIATALVLCAVFVPAAFISGLTGQFYKQFALTIAISTVISAFNSLTLSPALAAVLLRSHDAPKDGFSRFLDKLLGGWLFRPFNRFFVKASNGYVSTVGRVIRVSGLALVVYAGLIVMTWLGFSTTPTGFVPTQDKQYLVAFAQLPDAASLDRTEDVIKRMSDIALKQPGVESAVAFPGLSINGFTNSPNSGIVFVTLKPFEDRKLDSESAGAIAGALNGQFGSIQEAYMAIFPPPPVQGLGTIGGFRLQIEDRGNLGYDELYKETMNIIAKSRSVPELAGLFTSYTVNVPQVDAAIDREKAKTHGVPISDIFDTLQVYLGSLYANDFNRFGRTYQVNVQAEQQFRQDAEQIGQLKVRNNLGEMIPLATLLKVTDTSGPDRVMHYNGFITAEINGAAGPGYSSGQAQVAVEKLLKEELPNGMTYEWTDLTYQQILSGNTALLVFPLCVLLAFLVLAALYESWSLPLAVILIVPMTLLSAIAGVIIAGSDNNIFTQIGLIVLVGLACKNAILIVEFAKDEQDKGKTPLEAVLEACRLRLRPILMTSFAFIMGVVPLVLSSGAGAEMRHAMGVAVFSGMLGVTFFGLLLTPVFYVLIRNYVERKQARKAAKAQRVQTLSSETH from the coding sequence ATGAATTTCTCAAAATTCTTTATCACGCGGCCGATCTTCGCTGCGGTGCTCTCGCTGTTGATTCTGATCGCGGGTGCAATCTCGCTGTTTTCGCTGCCGATCAGTGAATACCCCGAAGTCGTTCCGCCCACCGTAGTGGTACGCGCCAACTTCCCGGGTGCCAACCCGAAGGTCATCGGCGAAACCGTTGCTGCGCCGCTCGAACAGGCCATTACCGGCGTCGAGAAGATGCTGTACATGTCTTCGCAAGCGACATCGGATGGCAAGCTGACGCTGACGATCACCTTCGCCCTGGGCACTGATCTGGATAACGCTCAGGTACAGGTGCAAAACCGCGTGACGCGCACCGAGCCCAAGCTTCCTGAAGAAGTGACGCGCATCGGTATCACCGTCGACAAGGCGTCGCCGGACCTGACGATGGTTGTCCACTTGACCTCGCCGGACAAACGCTACGACATGCTGTACCTGTCCAACTACGCAGTGCTCAACATCAAGGATGAGCTGGCACGTCTGGGCGGTGTGGGCGATGTACAGCTGTTCGGCATGGGCGACTACTCGCTGCGCGTCTGGCTGGACCCGAACAAGACCGCTTCGCGCAACCTGACCGCCACCGATGTAGTCAATGCCATTCGTGAGCAAAACCGTCAGGTCGCTGCCGGGCAATTGGGTGCACCGCCCTCGCCTTCGGCCACCAGCTTCCAGATGTCGATCAACACTCAGGGCCGTCTGGTCAATGAGGAAGAGTTCGAGAACATCGTCGTCCGTGCAGGCCCCGACGGCGAGATCACTCGCGTCAAAGACATCGCCCGGGTCGAGCTTGGTTCCAACCAATACGCCCTGCGTTCGCTGCTGAACAATCAGCCCGCAGTCGCGATCCCGATCTTCCAGCGCCCTGGCTCTAACGCCATCGAGATTTCCAACGAAGTGCGCGCCGAAATGGAGCTGCTCAAGAAGAGCTTCCCCGAAGGCATGGACTACAGCATCGTTTATGACCCGACGATCTTCGTTCGCGGCTCTATCGAAGCGGTGGTTCACACCCTGTTCGAAGCGCTGATCCTCGTGGTACTCGTGGTCATTCTGTTCCTGCAGACCTGGCGCGCTTCGATCATTCCGTTGGTGGCAGTGCCCGTTTCGCTGATTGGTACGTTTGCGGTCATGCACCTGTTTGGCTTCTCGCTCAACGCCTTGTCGCTGTTCGGACTGGTACTGGCGATTGGCATCGTGGTCGACGATGCGATCGTGGTGGTGGAAAACGTCGAGCGAAACATCGAGCTCGGGCATGAGCCGATGGAAGCGACGCAAATTGCCATGCGGGAAGTGACGGGTCCGATCATTGCCACGGCGCTGGTGCTGTGTGCGGTGTTCGTGCCGGCTGCGTTTATCTCAGGCCTTACCGGGCAGTTCTATAAACAGTTCGCCCTGACGATTGCCATCTCGACCGTGATCTCGGCGTTCAACTCCCTGACCCTGTCGCCGGCACTGGCTGCGGTATTGCTGCGCAGTCACGATGCACCAAAGGACGGCTTCTCGCGGTTCCTCGACAAGCTGCTGGGTGGCTGGCTGTTCCGTCCGTTCAACCGCTTCTTCGTCAAAGCCAGTAACGGCTATGTGAGTACGGTTGGTCGCGTGATTCGTGTCAGCGGGCTGGCCCTTGTGGTGTATGCCGGCCTGATCGTCATGACCTGGCTGGGTTTCTCGACCACGCCAACCGGCTTCGTGCCGACCCAGGACAAACAGTATCTGGTGGCGTTTGCCCAGCTGCCTGACGCCGCAAGCCTTGACCGCACCGAAGACGTGATCAAGCGCATGTCCGACATCGCCCTCAAGCAACCGGGCGTTGAAAGTGCGGTGGCCTTCCCCGGCCTGTCGATCAACGGTTTCACCAACAGCCCCAACTCCGGCATTGTCTTCGTCACGCTCAAGCCGTTCGAAGATCGCAAGCTGGACAGCGAATCGGCCGGCGCCATTGCCGGTGCTCTGAACGGCCAGTTCGGCTCAATCCAGGAAGCCTACATGGCGATCTTCCCGCCACCACCGGTACAGGGTCTGGGCACCATTGGCGGTTTCCGTCTGCAGATCGAAGACCGTGGCAACCTGGGCTACGACGAGCTCTACAAAGAGACGATGAACATCATCGCCAAAAGCCGCAGCGTGCCAGAACTGGCGGGCCTGTTCACCAGCTACACGGTGAACGTGCCGCAGGTCGATGCTGCCATCGACCGTGAAAAAGCCAAGACCCACGGCGTGCCGATCAGCGACATTTTCGACACGTTGCAGGTTTACCTGGGCTCGCTGTACGCCAACGACTTCAACCGCTTCGGCCGCACCTATCAGGTCAACGTTCAGGCAGAGCAACAGTTCCGTCAGGACGCCGAGCAGATCGGTCAGCTCAAAGTGCGCAACAACCTGGGCGAGATGATCCCGCTGGCGACGCTGCTCAAGGTCACCGACACCTCAGGCCCTGACCGCGTGATGCACTACAACGGATTCATCACCGCCGAGATCAACGGCGCCGCAGGCCCGGGCTACAGCTCTGGTCAGGCGCAGGTTGCGGTCGAAAAACTGCTCAAAGAGGAATTGCCCAACGGCATGACCTACGAGTGGACCGACCTCACCTATCAGCAAATCCTCTCGGGTAACACGGCGTTGCTGGTGTTCCCGCTCTGCGTCTTGCTGGCGTTCCTGGTGCTCGCCGCGCTGTATGAAAGCTGGAGCCTGCCGCTGGCGGTGATCCTGATCGTACCGATGACCCTGCTCTCGGCCATTGCCGGGGTGATCATCGCCGGCAGCGACAACAACATCTTCACCCAGATCGGACTGATCGTACTGGTGGGCCTTGCGTGTAAAAACGCGATCCTCATCGTCGAGTTCGCCAAGGATGAACAGGACAAAGGCAAGACCCCGCTGGAGGCTGTTCTGGAAGCGTGCCGTCTGCGTCTGCGGCCAATCCTGATGACTTCGTTCGCGTTCATCATGGGTGTCGTGCCACTGGTTCTGTCCAGCGGCGCAGGTGCTGAAATGCGTCACGCCATGGGTGTGGCAGTGTTCTCCGGGATGCTCGGCGTGACCTTCTTCGGCCTGCTGTTAACGCCGGTGTTCTATGTCCTTATCCGTAATTACGTGGAGCGCAAACAGGCACGCAAAGCGGCCAAGGCACAACGCGTTCAGACCCTGTCGTCGGAGACTCACTGA